A window of Puniceicoccales bacterium contains these coding sequences:
- a CDS encoding acetyl-CoA carboxylase carboxyl transferase subunit alpha (catalyzes the carboxylation of acetyl-CoA to malonyl-CoA; forms a tetramer composed of two alpha (AccA) and two beta (AccD) subunits; one of the two catalytic subunits that can form the acetyl CoA carboxylase enzyme together with a carrier protein), with protein sequence EGGSGGALGIALADRVLILENAYYSVISPEGCAAILWKDKKFANEAAEALQLHAHKLVELNVADEVVAEPFGGAHRDIDQTILNAKNALLKHLDIIFKISVKNRLTKRYERFRNLGSFME encoded by the coding sequence GAAGGCGGCTCCGGCGGAGCGCTGGGAATCGCCCTGGCCGATCGAGTCCTGATACTTGAAAATGCCTACTACTCTGTCATCTCTCCCGAGGGTTGCGCGGCCATCCTGTGGAAAGATAAAAAATTCGCCAACGAAGCCGCCGAAGCCTTGCAACTTCATGCTCACAAATTGGTGGAGCTTAACGTGGCAGATGAAGTTGTGGCCGAACCATTTGGCGGCGCCCATCGGGATATAGATCAAACCATCCTAAATGCAAAAAATGCACTGCTAAAACATCTGGACATAATTTTTAAAATATCCGTAAAAAATAGGCTCACAAAAAGATACGAAAGATTCAGAAATCTAGGATCATTCATGGAATAA